A part of Myxococcales bacterium genomic DNA contains:
- the clpX gene encoding ATP-dependent Clp protease ATP-binding subunit ClpX, translating to MNNKKDAVLLCSFCGKSQREVKKMVAGPSVYICEECISLCNEIIASDEEGAAFESKKPELLKPSEIKAVLDSHIIGQERAKKVLSVAVHNHFKRIFSPLDTSDVELQKSNILLIGPTGSGKTLLAQSLANLLHVPFTIADATCLTEAGYVGEDVESIIANLLNAANGDVKLAERGIVYIDEIDKITRRGENPSITRDVSGEGVQQALLKIIEGSVCNVPPRGGRKHPHQELIKVDTSQILFICGGAFSGLENVIASRIGKKGLGFGSTHKNQEKKVNLAHEVTTQDLLRFGLIPEFIGRLPVWAVLDALDEEALIKVLEEPKNSITKQYCRLFELDGVQLRFTKEALIAAARKACEKKTGARGLRGIFESAMLNVMFDIPSQEGVREVVFNERAILKKEPPLIVMGEKNTAKKKNEDKK from the coding sequence GTGAATAATAAAAAAGATGCGGTGCTGTTATGCTCTTTCTGTGGAAAGTCTCAGCGCGAAGTAAAAAAAATGGTGGCAGGTCCATCCGTCTATATTTGTGAAGAGTGTATTTCTCTTTGCAATGAGATTATTGCCTCTGACGAAGAGGGAGCTGCATTTGAATCGAAAAAACCTGAACTTTTGAAGCCCTCTGAGATCAAGGCTGTACTGGATAGTCATATCATTGGTCAGGAGCGAGCGAAAAAAGTTCTGTCGGTTGCAGTTCATAATCATTTCAAGCGTATATTCTCTCCGCTCGATACCAGCGATGTAGAACTGCAAAAAAGCAATATATTGCTAATTGGTCCAACTGGATCAGGTAAAACCTTGCTCGCACAAAGTTTGGCCAATCTTCTACATGTACCTTTCACCATCGCTGATGCAACGTGTCTTACCGAAGCCGGCTATGTCGGTGAAGATGTTGAAAGCATTATTGCCAACCTACTTAACGCTGCCAATGGCGACGTTAAACTTGCAGAGCGTGGAATTGTCTATATCGATGAGATCGACAAAATTACGCGCAGGGGTGAAAATCCAAGTATTACGCGGGATGTGTCGGGTGAGGGAGTTCAGCAAGCCTTACTTAAAATTATTGAAGGCAGTGTTTGCAATGTTCCTCCTCGTGGGGGCAGAAAGCATCCCCATCAAGAACTTATAAAAGTTGATACATCACAAATTTTATTTATTTGTGGGGGAGCATTTTCTGGTTTAGAAAACGTTATTGCCTCGCGTATTGGTAAAAAGGGTTTGGGTTTTGGTTCGACTCACAAGAATCAAGAAAAAAAAGTAAACCTAGCTCACGAAGTCACAACTCAAGATTTATTGCGTTTTGGTTTAATTCCTGAGTTTATTGGGCGTTTGCCTGTCTGGGCAGTTTTGGATGCCCTAGATGAGGAAGCTTTGATCAAGGTTTTGGAAGAACCAAAAAATTCAATAACCAAACAGTACTGCCGCCTTTTTGAGCTCGACGGGGTACAGTTGCGTTTCACTAAAGAAGCTCTCATAGCTGCGGCCAGAAAAGCGTGCGAAAAGAAAACAGGAGCCCGTGGCTTGAGAGGAATTTTTGAGTCGGCAATGCTCAACGTCATGTTTGATATACCGAGTCAAGAAGGTGTACGAGAGGTGGTGTTCAATGAACGAGCTATATTAAAAAAAGAGCCGCCTCTTATTGTTATGGGAGAAAAAAATACTGCAAAAAAGAAAAATGAAGACAAAAAATAA
- a CDS encoding sodium-translocating pyrophosphatase, translating to METILFVAPVVGLLALIFAGIKSYRINAQDAGNARMVEISQAIREGAMAFLKREYKLLFYFVVAISACLALSHWGKPVFMLQATAFAAGAFCSGLAGFFGMRVATAANVRTTAAARTSLSKALNIAFSGGTVMGMSVVGLGVLGLSLLFILYQSIPALSGDSHIEDVLMIISGFSMGASSIALFARVGGGIFTKAADVGADLVGKVEAGIPEDDPRNPAVIADNVGDNVGDVAGMGADLFESYVGAIVSSMIIGATLATVRFANGNIEQFEPTLVFVYLPLILASIGIIASILGTVWVRTSENGNPQTALNMGTYSAGFLMLVGAAAAIHLLVPDWFYVPGSQVIYQKWGLFGAMAAGLISGVGVGFITEYYCAKNRAPVNEIVAACGTGSATTVISGMAVGMRSTGIPILLIAAAIIAAYQIAGMYGIAIAALGMLSTTGIQLAVDAYGPIADNAGGIAEMAGLDPKVRERTDNLDAVGNTTAAIGKGFAIGSAALTALALFGAYQTQIGLAFGKTPSEIVIDISRPHVMAGLFVGAMLPFLFSSMAMKAVGNAAFKMIQEVRRQFREIPGLMEGNAHADHARCVDISTQAAIREMVNPGILAILVPVIAGLLDRTGLILGGVLAGATSSGVLLAIFMSNSGGAWDNAKKQIEEEPKNIAENHGKGSERHAAAVTGDTIGDPFKDTSGPSLNILIKLMSVVALVIAPLVAQYGLDIFG from the coding sequence ATGGAAACAATTTTGTTTGTAGCCCCGGTGGTAGGGCTTTTGGCTCTTATTTTTGCTGGGATAAAGAGTTATCGCATCAATGCTCAAGATGCTGGAAATGCTCGCATGGTGGAAATCTCTCAAGCCATTAGAGAAGGAGCAATGGCTTTTTTGAAACGAGAGTACAAACTTTTGTTTTACTTCGTTGTAGCAATCTCGGCTTGTTTAGCATTGTCTCACTGGGGTAAACCAGTTTTTATGTTGCAGGCAACAGCTTTTGCCGCGGGCGCTTTTTGCTCAGGGTTAGCTGGTTTTTTTGGAATGCGCGTTGCTACTGCGGCAAATGTGCGTACAACTGCAGCTGCGCGTACGAGCTTATCCAAGGCTTTAAATATCGCTTTTTCTGGCGGTACCGTCATGGGAATGTCGGTTGTGGGCTTGGGCGTATTGGGACTAAGCCTCTTATTTATTTTGTACCAATCAATTCCTGCTTTATCTGGTGACAGTCATATTGAAGATGTGCTGATGATCATCTCTGGATTTTCCATGGGCGCTTCATCCATCGCTTTATTTGCTCGAGTGGGTGGAGGAATTTTTACTAAAGCAGCCGATGTCGGAGCAGATTTGGTAGGAAAAGTTGAGGCCGGTATTCCTGAAGATGATCCGCGAAACCCTGCTGTGATTGCCGACAATGTTGGTGACAATGTTGGCGATGTTGCTGGTATGGGGGCAGATTTATTTGAATCTTATGTCGGTGCTATTGTCTCTTCAATGATCATCGGTGCAACCTTAGCGACGGTGAGATTTGCCAATGGAAATATCGAACAGTTTGAACCTACTTTAGTATTCGTCTATCTGCCGCTGATCTTAGCGTCTATTGGAATTATTGCATCTATTCTTGGAACTGTTTGGGTGCGAACTTCTGAGAATGGAAATCCACAAACTGCGCTCAACATGGGAACTTATTCTGCAGGTTTTTTGATGTTGGTGGGCGCAGCTGCGGCGATTCATCTTTTGGTTCCTGATTGGTTCTATGTGCCAGGCAGTCAAGTGATTTACCAAAAATGGGGGCTCTTTGGCGCCATGGCAGCAGGATTAATTTCAGGCGTGGGAGTTGGTTTTATCACCGAATACTACTGCGCAAAAAATCGTGCACCAGTAAATGAAATTGTTGCTGCATGCGGAACAGGATCAGCGACAACTGTGATTTCAGGTATGGCGGTTGGAATGAGATCAACAGGTATACCTATTTTGTTGATCGCTGCTGCTATTATTGCTGCTTATCAAATCGCTGGTATGTATGGAATTGCTATTGCAGCTCTCGGTATGCTTTCAACCACTGGTATTCAGCTGGCTGTTGATGCTTATGGTCCTATTGCTGATAATGCCGGCGGTATCGCTGAGATGGCAGGGCTCGATCCAAAAGTACGCGAGCGCACTGATAATCTTGATGCGGTTGGAAATACCACTGCAGCCATAGGAAAAGGTTTTGCGATTGGCTCAGCAGCTCTTACCGCATTGGCATTGTTTGGTGCCTATCAAACTCAAATAGGTTTGGCATTTGGCAAAACTCCATCTGAAATCGTCATTGATATTAGTCGTCCTCATGTGATGGCGGGACTTTTTGTTGGGGCCATGTTGCCATTCTTGTTTTCTTCGATGGCGATGAAAGCGGTTGGAAATGCTGCATTTAAAATGATTCAAGAAGTTCGTCGCCAGTTTAGAGAAATTCCTGGGTTGATGGAAGGAAATGCTCATGCTGATCATGCGCGCTGCGTTGATATTTCTACTCAAGCAGCCATCAGAGAGATGGTGAACCCTGGAATATTGGCAATTTTGGTGCCGGTGATTGCTGGTCTTTTGGACCGCACGGGACTTATCTTGGGCGGTGTTTTGGCTGGCGCCACATCCTCAGGAGTTTTGTTGGCAATTTTCATGTCCAATTCAGGTGGGGCATGGGATAACGCCAAGAAACAGATCGAAGAAGAACCAAAAAATATTGCAGAAAATCACGGAAAAGGATCTGAACGGCATGCTGCAGCTGTAACTGGTGATACTATTGGCGATCCATTTAAAGATACTTCTGGCCCGTCGCTCAATATTTTGATCAAGCTCATGAGTGTGGTTGCTTTGGTTATTGCTCCCCTGGTAGCTCAATATGGACTCGATATCTTTGGCTAA
- a CDS encoding 2,3-bisphosphoglycerate-dependent phosphoglycerate mutase, protein MGGVLILIRHGQSEWNQKNIFTGFVDVRLSEQGRMEALRAKESLKSYSFDAVFCSALIRAQETARIILEGRVPKEYYCNQALNERHYGDLQGQNKDEIREKYGAEQVQIWRRSFDVRPPNGESLKDTCARVIPYYLKEIEPRVRAGKTVLVSAHGNSLRALIKHLEKISDENIVKLEIATGVPIIYHLDDNGAVVNKVIVKP, encoded by the coding sequence ATGGGCGGCGTTTTAATCCTCATCCGTCATGGACAATCTGAGTGGAATCAGAAAAATATTTTTACAGGATTTGTCGATGTAAGGTTGAGTGAACAAGGTCGTATGGAAGCTTTGCGTGCCAAAGAATCCTTGAAGTCCTATAGCTTTGATGCAGTTTTTTGCTCTGCATTAATAAGAGCTCAAGAGACTGCAAGAATTATTTTGGAGGGCAGGGTTCCCAAGGAATATTATTGTAATCAGGCACTTAACGAGCGCCACTATGGTGACTTGCAAGGGCAGAATAAGGATGAAATAAGAGAGAAATATGGGGCTGAACAGGTTCAAATATGGCGTCGCAGCTTTGATGTGCGTCCCCCCAACGGTGAAAGTTTAAAAGATACATGTGCCCGAGTAATTCCTTATTATTTAAAGGAAATTGAACCTCGAGTAAGAGCCGGAAAAACTGTTTTGGTATCGGCCCATGGCAATTCATTGCGGGCCTTAATCAAGCATTTAGAAAAAATTTCTGATGAAAATATTGTCAAGTTGGAGATTGCGACCGGAGTGCCGATTATTTATCATCTTGATGATAATGGGGCGGTTGTTAATAAAGTTATAGTCAAACCCTAA
- the clpP gene encoding ATP-dependent Clp endopeptidase proteolytic subunit ClpP, translating into MSEKIYSYYPPTVIEQTPRGERAYDIWSRLLKDRIIFLGATVEDQIANSIVAQLLFLESEDPEKDIVMYINSPGGVVNSGLAIYDAMQYVKCDVSTVCVGMCASMAAVLLAAGAKGKRYILPHSRVMLHQPHGGARGQATDIEITTREMLKIKEMNNGILSHHTGQPIEKIKLDLERDFYMGANEAIEYGVVDKVVERHAVPKK; encoded by the coding sequence ATGAGTGAAAAAATATATTCTTACTATCCCCCTACCGTCATAGAGCAAACACCTCGAGGTGAAAGAGCTTACGATATTTGGTCGCGTTTATTAAAAGACCGAATCATCTTTCTTGGCGCTACGGTTGAGGATCAGATTGCCAATTCTATTGTTGCTCAGCTCTTGTTTTTGGAAAGCGAAGATCCCGAAAAAGATATTGTTATGTATATAAACTCTCCAGGCGGAGTGGTGAATTCAGGGCTCGCTATTTATGATGCTATGCAATACGTAAAGTGCGATGTGTCTACTGTGTGCGTGGGAATGTGCGCGTCGATGGCGGCGGTTCTGTTGGCGGCAGGAGCAAAGGGAAAACGCTATATTTTGCCTCATAGCCGAGTAATGTTACATCAGCCTCACGGTGGTGCTCGAGGGCAGGCAACCGATATAGAGATTACTACTCGAGAAATGCTCAAAATAAAAGAAATGAACAATGGTATTTTGTCTCATCATACGGGACAGCCGATTGAAAAAATAAAGCTTGATTTAGAAAGAGACTTTTATATGGGTGCCAATGAGGCCATTGAATATGGCGTTGTTGATAAAGTGGTTGAACGGCACGCTGTTCCCAAAAAATAA
- a CDS encoding HU family DNA-binding protein — protein sequence MTKQELIDFVCKHQKNVTKKTATEITEAVFEAMQHSIKTSEKFSFPGFGTFQLRSRKARTGRDPRTGETIKIKASRTVGFRPAKRFKEMLTAKK from the coding sequence ATGACTAAACAAGAACTAATCGATTTCGTGTGTAAACATCAGAAAAATGTAACAAAGAAAACCGCAACTGAAATTACAGAAGCAGTTTTTGAAGCTATGCAGCACAGCATCAAAACCAGTGAAAAATTTTCTTTCCCTGGTTTTGGAACTTTTCAACTTCGTTCTAGAAAAGCTCGTACTGGTCGTGACCCTCGTACAGGGGAAACAATTAAAATCAAAGCTTCACGTACTGTAGGTTTCCGTCCTGCAAAACGATTCAAGGAAATGCTTACAGCTAAAAAGTAA